The Burkholderia lata genome contains a region encoding:
- a CDS encoding substrate-binding domain-containing protein: MIRIECDAYLTVRDTEGRAASLSDVAPLLELVADTGSIAQAAQAKGLSYRHAWGMLRALEACIGGELIETARGKGSTLSALGQAVVDAQRLARSRLDGNLRTLAAEVASDLNRRLAQRDGAVRIHASHGYAVATLVSALVDAQAAVDIKYRESVEAVQALARGECDLAGFHLPRGAFRAQCAQIYRPWLDETRHVLIHLTRRQQGLFVPRGNPKQVRGLADLARNDIRFVNRQPGSGTRMLLDLALRAIGIDPERIDGYASAELTHSAIAAFVASGMADLGFGVEPAAHHFGLDFIPVVDEDYYFACERARLDARPLAGVLALLRDARFVERVAHLDGYDPAACGTLTSIATGLAGGDGASVPEGNSR, encoded by the coding sequence TTGATTCGAATCGAATGCGACGCGTATCTGACCGTACGCGACACGGAAGGCCGCGCGGCCAGCCTGTCGGACGTCGCTCCGTTGCTGGAACTCGTGGCCGACACGGGCAGCATTGCGCAGGCCGCGCAAGCGAAAGGGCTGTCCTACCGGCACGCATGGGGCATGCTGCGCGCGCTGGAGGCGTGCATCGGCGGGGAACTGATCGAAACCGCGCGCGGCAAGGGCTCGACGCTGTCGGCGCTCGGGCAGGCCGTCGTCGATGCGCAGCGTCTCGCACGCAGTCGGCTCGACGGGAACCTGCGCACGCTGGCGGCCGAAGTGGCGAGCGACCTGAACCGGCGGCTCGCGCAGCGCGACGGCGCCGTGCGCATCCACGCGTCGCACGGCTATGCGGTCGCTACACTCGTCTCCGCGCTCGTCGATGCGCAGGCGGCTGTCGACATCAAGTATCGCGAGAGTGTCGAGGCCGTGCAGGCGCTTGCTCGCGGCGAGTGCGACCTGGCCGGCTTCCATCTTCCGCGCGGCGCCTTTCGCGCGCAGTGCGCGCAGATCTACCGGCCGTGGCTCGACGAGACGCGCCATGTGCTGATCCACCTGACGCGGCGCCAGCAGGGGCTGTTCGTTCCGCGCGGCAACCCGAAGCAGGTTCGCGGGCTCGCGGATCTCGCGCGCAATGACATCCGCTTCGTCAACCGCCAGCCGGGGTCGGGCACGCGCATGCTGCTGGATCTTGCACTGCGCGCGATCGGCATCGATCCCGAGCGCATCGACGGCTACGCGTCGGCCGAGCTCACGCATTCGGCGATCGCGGCGTTCGTCGCGAGCGGAATGGCCGATCTCGGCTTCGGCGTCGAGCCGGCCGCCCATCATTTCGGGCTCGATTTCATCCCCGTCGTCGACGAAGACTATTACTTTGCATGCGAACGCGCGCGGCTCGACGCGCGGCCGCTTGCCGGCGTACTGGCGCTGCTGCGCGATGCGCGCTTCGTCGAGCGCGTCGCGCATCTCGACGGCTACGATCCGGCCGCGTGCGGAACGCTGACGAGCATCGCGACGGGGCTGGCCGGCGGCGACGGCGCGAGCGTGCCGGAGGGCAATTCCCGGTAA
- a CDS encoding DUF4148 domain-containing protein yields the protein MKSLVQAVVVAAALVAPVVSFAQSGSTITRAQVRAELVQLQQAGYNSARGEDPHYPEAIQAATARVAEQQRSALAQAQGADASGYGAQAQGASASGSRAMGVRPATAEEMKSLYRGS from the coding sequence ATGAAGTCGCTCGTTCAAGCTGTTGTCGTTGCTGCCGCTCTCGTTGCCCCGGTCGTGTCGTTCGCCCAGTCGGGTTCGACGATCACCCGCGCGCAGGTTCGTGCCGAACTGGTCCAGCTGCAGCAGGCAGGTTACAACTCCGCTCGCGGTGAAGATCCGCATTACCCGGAAGCGATCCAGGCTGCGACGGCGCGTGTTGCAGAGCAACAGCGCAGCGCGCTGGCGCAAGCGCAAGGCGCCGACGCTAGCGGGTACGGTGCACAGGCACAGGGCGCATCGGCATCGGGTTCGCGTGCAATGGGCGTGCGTCCGGCCACCGCTGAAGAAATGAAGTCACTGTATCGCGGCAGCTAA
- the ubiG gene encoding bifunctional 2-polyprenyl-6-hydroxyphenol methylase/3-demethylubiquinol 3-O-methyltransferase UbiG, with protein MTNADPHELQKFSDLAHRWWDPNAEFKPLHDLNPVRLGWIDAHAHLAGKRALDIGCGGGILSESMAGLGAQVKGIDLSTEALGVADLHSLESGITVDYEAIAAEAIAAREPGTYDVVTCMEMLEHVPSPGDIVAACATLVKPGGWVFFSTLNRNLKAYLFAVIGAEYIAQMLPKGTHDYARFIRPSELAGFVRATDLHIVEIKGITYHPIGKRFALSNDTDINYLVACRRGA; from the coding sequence ATGACCAACGCCGATCCGCACGAACTCCAGAAATTCAGCGACCTCGCCCATCGGTGGTGGGATCCGAACGCCGAATTCAAGCCGCTGCACGACCTGAACCCGGTCCGGCTCGGCTGGATCGATGCGCATGCGCACCTTGCCGGCAAGCGCGCACTCGACATCGGCTGCGGCGGCGGCATCCTGTCCGAATCGATGGCCGGACTCGGCGCGCAGGTGAAGGGGATCGACCTGTCGACCGAAGCGCTCGGCGTCGCCGACCTGCACAGCCTCGAGAGCGGCATCACGGTCGACTACGAGGCCATCGCCGCCGAAGCGATCGCCGCGCGCGAACCGGGCACCTACGATGTGGTCACGTGCATGGAGATGCTCGAGCACGTGCCGTCGCCGGGCGACATCGTCGCCGCGTGCGCGACGCTCGTGAAGCCGGGTGGCTGGGTGTTCTTCTCGACGCTGAACCGCAACCTGAAGGCCTACCTGTTCGCCGTGATCGGCGCGGAGTACATCGCGCAAATGCTGCCGAAGGGCACGCACGACTACGCGCGCTTCATCCGCCCGTCGGAACTGGCCGGCTTCGTGCGGGCAACCGATCTGCACATCGTGGAGATCAAGGGCATCACGTATCACCCGATCGGCAAGCGCTTCGCGCTGTCGAACGACACCGACATCAACTACCTCGTCGCGTGCCGCCGCGGCGCGTGA
- the ompA gene encoding outer membrane protein OmpA — protein MNKLSKLAFIAATAVMAASASAQSVPASRQAVNDNWVNGTGEWVWMNGTNELCWRDAFWTPATANAKCDGALVAQAPQPPVAPVAPAITSQKITYQADALFDFDKATLKPLGKQKLDELASKIEGMNTEVVVATGYTDRIGSDKYNDRLSLRRAQAVKSYLVSKGVPANKIYTEGKGKRNPVTTGCNQKNRKQLIACLAPDRRVEVEVVGTQEVQKTTVPAN, from the coding sequence ATGAATAAACTTTCAAAGCTCGCGTTCATTGCAGCTACCGCAGTTATGGCTGCATCCGCTTCGGCACAGTCGGTGCCGGCGTCGCGTCAAGCCGTCAATGACAACTGGGTGAACGGCACGGGCGAATGGGTGTGGATGAACGGCACGAACGAGCTCTGCTGGCGCGATGCGTTCTGGACGCCGGCCACCGCCAACGCGAAGTGCGATGGCGCACTGGTCGCCCAGGCACCGCAGCCGCCGGTCGCTCCGGTCGCTCCGGCAATCACGAGCCAGAAGATCACGTATCAAGCTGACGCACTGTTCGACTTCGACAAGGCAACGCTCAAGCCGCTGGGCAAGCAAAAGCTGGACGAACTGGCTTCGAAGATCGAAGGCATGAACACGGAAGTGGTCGTCGCAACGGGCTACACGGACCGCATCGGTTCGGACAAGTACAACGACCGTCTGTCGCTGCGCCGTGCGCAAGCCGTGAAGTCGTACCTGGTCAGCAAGGGTGTGCCGGCCAACAAGATCTACACGGAAGGCAAGGGCAAGCGCAACCCGGTTACGACTGGCTGCAACCAGAAGAACCGCAAGCAACTCATCGCCTGCCTCGCACCGGATCGCCGCGTGGAAGTCGAAGTGGTTGGTACGCAAGAAGTCCAGAAGACGACCGTTCCGGCAAACTAA
- the gph gene encoding phosphoglycolate phosphatase (PGP is an essential enzyme in the glycolate salvage pathway in higher organisms (photorespiration in plants). Phosphoglycolate results from the oxidase activity of RubisCO in the Calvin cycle when concentrations of carbon dioxide are low relative to oxygen. This enzyme is a member of the Haloacid Dehalogenase (HAD) superfamily of aspartate-nucleophile hydrolase enzymes (PF00702).), whose amino-acid sequence MTTPLSTARAALDEPRLLHCDAVLFDLDGTLADTAPDLAAAVNKMQRVRDLPETPLDVLRPLASAGARGLLGGAFGIDPQTPGYEAMRDEFLANYATDLCVHTTLFPGIGDVLDELDARGVRWGIVTNKAMRLTAPLVDLLGLAPRAACVVGGDTTPHPKPHPAPLLHAADQLTLAPARIVYVGDDLRDIQAGSAAGMATVAAAYGYCGDGAAPSDWQAQHLVDTTQQLRELLRDVGL is encoded by the coding sequence ATGACGACTCCCCTCTCGACCGCGCGGGCTGCACTCGACGAACCGCGCCTGCTGCACTGCGATGCCGTGCTGTTCGATCTGGACGGCACGCTCGCCGACACGGCCCCCGATCTCGCGGCTGCCGTCAACAAGATGCAACGCGTGCGCGACCTGCCCGAAACGCCGCTCGACGTGTTGCGGCCGCTGGCCTCGGCCGGCGCACGCGGCCTGCTCGGCGGCGCGTTCGGCATCGATCCGCAGACGCCCGGCTATGAAGCGATGCGCGACGAATTCCTGGCCAACTACGCGACGGATCTGTGCGTGCACACGACGCTGTTCCCCGGCATCGGCGACGTGCTCGACGAACTCGATGCGCGCGGCGTGCGCTGGGGCATCGTCACGAACAAGGCGATGCGGCTCACGGCGCCGCTCGTCGACCTGCTCGGCCTCGCGCCGCGTGCCGCCTGCGTCGTCGGGGGCGACACAACGCCGCACCCGAAGCCGCACCCGGCCCCGCTGCTGCATGCGGCCGACCAGCTGACGCTCGCGCCTGCGCGCATCGTCTACGTCGGCGACGACCTGCGCGACATTCAGGCCGGCAGCGCCGCCGGCATGGCAACGGTCGCGGCCGCGTATGGCTATTGCGGCGACGGCGCCGCGCCATCCGACTGGCAAGCGCAACATCTCGTCGACACGACGCAGCAACTGCGCGAACTGCTGCGCGATGTTGGGCTATAA
- a CDS encoding NAD(P)H-dependent oxidoreductase subunit E encodes MSPNSHAPDALVERHARAGRSLVAILHAIQDDAGYVPPGCVAPLARALNLSRAEVHGVLTYYHHFRTAPPARVTIQMCRAEACRSMGCEALAAHAEARTGCRFDAAHGDAADAHAPGDVALESVYCLGLCAQSPSLTVNGVLHARVTPEKFDALLAEAAAHTPEAA; translated from the coding sequence ATGTCCCCGAATTCCCACGCGCCCGACGCGCTCGTCGAGCGCCATGCACGCGCCGGCCGGTCGCTCGTGGCGATCCTGCACGCGATCCAGGACGACGCGGGTTACGTGCCGCCAGGCTGCGTCGCGCCGCTCGCCCGCGCACTCAACCTGTCGCGCGCGGAAGTGCACGGCGTCCTGACTTACTACCACCACTTCCGCACCGCGCCGCCCGCGCGCGTGACGATCCAGATGTGTCGCGCCGAAGCGTGCCGCAGCATGGGCTGCGAAGCGCTGGCCGCGCATGCGGAAGCCCGCACGGGCTGCCGGTTCGACGCGGCGCACGGCGATGCCGCCGATGCGCATGCGCCCGGTGACGTCGCACTCGAATCGGTCTACTGCCTCGGGCTGTGCGCGCAGTCGCCGTCGCTAACGGTCAACGGCGTGCTGCATGCCAGGGTCACGCCGGAGAAATTCGACGCGCTGCTTGCCGAGGCCGCCGCCCACACCCCGGAGGCCGCATGA